The nucleotide window GCTGGTTCTCCAAAACAAGACAAGTTGAGCTTGTAACAACAGATGGCTTTCTCTATCCGAACAAAGTCTTAGAAGAGCGCGGCATCATGGATAAAAAAGGCTTTCCAGAAAGTTATGACCGTGACCGTTTTGCCAAGTTTTTAACAGACTTAAAAGCTAATAAAGAAGACGTCGAAGTGCCACTTTATTCGCATTTCACCTATGATGTTTTAGAAGAAACGCGGATGATGCATAATCCGGATATCGTGATTATTGAAGGAATCAACGTCCTCCAAGCCGACCAACACGAGAGCCTATTTCCAAGTGACTTCTTTGATTTCTCCGTTTACATGGATGCCAATGAAGCTGACATTAAGAAATGGTACTTAGAACGTTTCTTCATGCTTCGCGAAACAGCTTTCCAAGACGAAAGCTCCTATTTCCATCCATATACCAAAATCAGCAAACAAGAAGCCGAAACTTTTGCACTGGGTGTTTGGGATACAATCAACGGAGTCAACTTAAAAGAAAACATTGAGAAAACAAAATACCGAGCGGACCTAGTGCTTCACAAAGGCACAGATCACCTCATTTCAGATATTTATTTACGCAAATAACCGAATGCAGAAAGAAGGAAACTTCTTGCTGCGTTCGGTTTTTTCTTTACATTAGAGAAAATCGGAGTACAATGGGAAGTGAGTAATCACTCATTTTTGAAAAAGGAGGGAAAGCAATGTCAGAAATAGCGATTAATGTAACGAATTTAGCAGTGGAAATTGGCAAGAAACAAATTTTATCCGATATGTCTCTCGAAATAGAAAAAGGGGAAATATTCGGCTTAATCGGCCCATCCGGCGCTGGCAAAACCACGCTCGTCAAAACAATCATCGGCATGGAAAAAGCAACGAGCGGACAAACCGAAGTACTAGGAAAAGTAATGCCTAATTTGCCCGTCATTAGCAAAATTGGCTACATGGCCCAATCGGACGCACTCTATACCGATTTGACCGCCAAAGAAAACTTAGATTTTTTTGCTTCACTTTATTCTATTAAAGGTGCGGCCAAGAAAGAGCGCATGAACTATGCAGCCAATCTCGTTAATTTACAACAAGATTTAACCAAAAAGGTGACCAATTATTCGGGAGGAATGAAGCGGAGGCTCTCTTTAGCTATTTCTGTACTTGCAGATCCAGACGTCCTTATTTTAGATGAGCCAACAGTCGGAATTGATCCAGAGCTAAGAAAAACCATTTGGGAAGAACTAGCAGACTTGAAAGCAAACGGCAAATGTATCCTTGTAACGACACACGTGATGGATGAGGCCGAAAAATGCGATCGACTTGCAATGATTAGAAACGGGAAAATAATTGCCGTAGGGACCCCACAGGAGCTCTCAAGCAAAACCTCGTCTGGTAAACTAGAAGATGCCTTTTTAGAGTTTGGAGGGAAGAACTAATGCGAATACTTGCTATCGTCAAACGAATCGTCAACCAATTTCGTCGTGACAAACGCACGCTCGCTTTAATGTTTCTCGCACCACTCTTACTAATCACACTGCTCACTTATTTATTTGAAGGCGATACAGTGAAGCCAGTCGTTGGCGTAAGCGGACTAACTGATTCCATGGTACAAGAACTAAAAGCAAATGATCTAACCATTAAAACATACCCAGACAATACCGATGCAACAGCTAAAATTAAAGATGCCGACCTCGATGCCTTTTTCCAACAAAATGGTGAAAAAATCAAGGTAACTTACGAAAATAGTGAACCAAGCCTAAGTAAAGAAATCGGCTTAAAACTACAAAAATCCTTGATGGCGGAGCAGCAAATACAAGTGAAGAATCAAGCAAAAGCAACCGGAGAAGTACTCGCCAAAGCTGGAATTGACCCAAGCACCATTCCATCACTTACTCAAAGCCCAGAAAAATTAACCATCTCAACCGATTACGTATACGGAGACAAGGATACTAGCTTTTTCGATACCATTAGCCCGATTTTCATTGGCTTTTTCGTCTTCTTCTTCGTATTTTTAATCGCCGGGATTTCCTTCTTGAGAGAACGGACAACTGGGACGCTTGAGCGACTCATGGCCACTCCAATTAAGCGGATTGAATTAGAACTAGGATATTTGATTGGCTTTGGAATTTTTGCCTTACTACAGTCCATTTTAGTCGCCGTATTTTCCATTCAAGTACTCGGCATGATGCAAAACGGCTCCTTATTCTATGTTTTACTAATTACGCTTACACTCGGAATGGTTTCACTCGCGCTAGGAATCTTACTCTCGACCTTTGCGAATAATGAGTTCCAAATCGTTCAGTTTATTCCAATCGTTATCGTGCCACAAGTGCTATTCTGTGGGATTTTCCCACTCGACGGCATGGCAGATTGGCTCGTTTGGATCGCGCATATTATGCCACTATATTACGGCGCCAACGCATTAACATCCATCATGGTAAAAGGGGAAGGATTTGCTTCGTTTGCGAATGATTTCTACATTTTACTTGGATTTGTTCTCGTATTCGTTGTATTAAATATTTTTGCTTTAAAAAAATACCGTAAAGTTTAACTAGAAAGGAAGGGATAAGACGTGGATGCAGAAGGAGATATCTTGCGCCAAATGCTCGATTTAACAGAAAGTGAAACAAAAATGAGCGATAAACAACGTCGTATTGTAGCCGCAGCGATTGAACTATTTGCCGAAAAAGGCTACGCGGGTACTTCTACAAATGAAATCGCCAAAAAAGCTGGCGTCGCAGAAGGAACCATTTTCAGACATTATAAAACAAAAAAAGATTTATTGATGGCAATCACTATGCCGACATTGATTGGCGGTGTTATCCCATTTTTAGCACAAAGCTTCGTGAAAGAAGTGTTTGAAAGTGATTATCCAGATTTCCAGTCATTTATTCGGGAAATCATCGTTAATCGTTTTGAGTTTGCTAAAGAAAATGGAAAAGTTATTAAGATTTACTTTATGGAATTGTTTTATCATGATGAACTAAGAGTACAATTTTCGGAAATTTTTATGACCCATGTAAAAGGGCAATTTGACCAAATGATTGACTATTATAAAGAGCGTGGCGAAATTGTTGATATGCCAAATAGCACGATTATGCGCGCGCTTATTACGAATATTGTTGGTTTTATGTTGACGCGCTTTGTCGTTATGCCAGATGCAAATTGGCAGGATGAGAAAGAAATGGATGATACGGTCGCTTACATTATGCACGGCTTAGGCAAATAAAAAAGGTAGTCCAGTTATTCTGGACTACCTTTTTTTTATTTAGTTGAGTCAGTTGATTTTTTCTTATTGTAGTTGTATTTACTTGGATCTACTTTTTGGAAACCATCAGGAGCGTAGAAACGTAACAAGTCACCTTGTAATACAGAGTCGGAAAGCTCTAATTCTTTCGCAACTTTTTCTTTCGTTTCTTTCATTTCTTTTGTTTCCGTAGCAATTGGTTCGCCGGTTTTTTGATTATACATGTTACCACCAATCATCGAGTAAGTAGGGGTTATATAATCACCATTTCGGAATGGAACCAGTTGTTTATGATCTTTGGAAAGTAAATCTGTACCAAATTGCAAGTACTCTTTGTTATCAACACCAAGTAAGTGAAGTAATGTCGGTAGTAAGTCAACTTGACCACCGTATTGTTCTTGAACGCCACCTTGAACACCAGGAACGTGAATCATTAATGGAACACGCTGCGCTTGGGCATTTTCAAAAGTGTTGTATTCTTTACCAAGAATTTTAGTCATTGCTTCTTCATGGTTGTCGGAAATACCATAGTGGTCACCGTACATGATAATTACAGAGTTATCGTAAAGACCAGATTTTTTCAAGTAATCAACAAAGCTCTTAACAGATTCGTCTAAATAACGAGCTGTTTGGAAATACGTATCTACAGAAGAATCGCCAGTCGTTGCCGGAGCAATGGAAGCATCTTTCTCATCGATTGGATAAGGGAAGTGGTTCGTAAGCGTAATAAATTTCGTGTAGAACGGTTGTTGTAAGGACGATAGATATTCTTCGGACTCTTTAAAGAATGGTTTATCTTTAAGGCCGTAGTTAGAAACATCTGCTTCGTTCATATCGTAGTAACTAGCATCAAAGAATTTATCGTAACCAAATTGTTTATAAATTTCATCACGATTCCAGAAGCTCTTATAGTTACCGTGGAATACAGCGCTTGTATAGCCTTGCTGTCCTAAAATAGCAGAGGCAGATTCATACGTGTTTTGCCCTTTAGTCGTAAAGGCAGAACCTTGAGGCAAGCCGTAAAGCGAGTTCTCAAGTAGCATCTCAGAGTCAGCTGTTTTACCTTGACCAGTTTGGTGGAAGAAGTTTGTAAAGCTTAGTGTATTTTGATCTTTAAAGAAAGAGTTAATAAACGGCGTTACTTCTTCTCCATTAAGTTTGTAATTCACTAGGAACTGTTGGAAACTTTCTAAGTGAATATAAATAACGTTTTTACCTTTCGCTTTACCGAAATATTCCGGGTTTGGCGCGGCGTATTTGGATTTAGTATAGTTTAAAACTTCAGTAACGTCACTACTATCAGCAAGTGCACGCTGCGTAGATGATTCGGTACTTTTTACTGCGTCATAGATTTGGTAGTTAGTCATACCAAGATATTTAACAATATAATTTCTATCAAATGTTCTTGTTAACAGTTGTGGACGATCAATTTCTGCAAGTCCTAAGTTACCAAAGAACATCGCGATACCAAGTGTTAGAACTCCAACAACTTTTCTCGCACGAATACGGGCAGTTTTGTCTGGTTTTACAAAGCGGAAAGCAAGTAGTGCAATTAAAATAATAATATCCGCGAAGTAAATAATATCGTGCCAGCTGAGTAACGCTGTGATACTACTTCCCATGTCGCCCATGTTTTGCATTTGTTTTGCATTTAGATTCGGAAGCGTAATGAAATCACTAAAGAATCGATAATAAACAATATTTGCGTAAAGAATGAAACTCATTAAAAAGTCAATAACGATAATCCAAATGAATGAACGACGTCCTTTAGCAAAAAGCGCAAGACCAATAAAGAAAATGGCCCCACTTAATGGATTAATGAACAGCAAAATTTGCTGCATAAGATTTTCTATGCCAAGTTTAAATTCAAGTTGATATGCAATATACGTTTTTAGCCAATAAAGAATGACGGCTAGAACAAAAAATCCATAATTCTTGCTTAAAAACGTTTGGATTTTTATTTTCCAATCCTTCATGAAACACCTCTCCTACACACTATTTACTCGTTTTATTTGTTGTTTTTTTAAATGAAAAAAAGAAGCTGTATTATGTAAAAAAACAATCTCATACAGCACCCACTTTAACATAATTCTAACACAAGATTAATAAAAGGCAAGCTATAACCTATACGTCTGAAGTAGGATTTATTAAGAAATAGGCTGATATAACTAGTCAAAAAAGAACCATTTGGAATAGAATTCTGCTAGAATAAAAAGAAAACATTGAGGTAAGTAATGAATCCAATTATTACAAAAGAATTTTTCGAAACTAAAACGACAATGGAATTAGCGCGGGATATTCTTGGCATGCGTCTCGTACATCAAACAAGTAGTGGTGAGCTATCTGGCTTGATAGTGGAAACTGAAGCGTACCTTGGCGCAACCGATATGGCAGCACATAGTTTTCAAAACCTTCGAACGAAACGAACCGAAGTGATGTTTGCCTCACCCGGTACAATCTATATGTACCAAATGCATCGCCAAGTTTTGCTTAATTTTATTACTATGCAAAAAGGTATCCCAGAAGCCATTCTAATACGAGCAATCGAACCTGACGAAGAGTCGCTCGAACAAATGGCACATAATCGTCACGGGAAAACAGGCTTTGAACTTACAAATGGTCCAGGAAAATTATCGCAAGCATTAGGATTAAGTATGCAAGATTACGGGAAAACTCTTTTTGATAGTAACATTTGGCTAGAAGGGGCAAAAACGCCGCATATAATAGAAGCAACTAATCGAATCGGGGTACCTAATAAAGGAATGGCAACCCATTTCCCTCTAAGATTCACCGCCAAAGGAAGCCCATATATTTCTGCTCAGCGAAAAAGTAGTATTTTGACCCATATTTGGGAGTGATTTTACAATTTTGTCACAGGTCGGAAAAATACTTCGCGTAAGTCACTAATTTTCTTTGCTTCATCAGAGGAGCTACTATATAATGAAATAGTTACAAGGAGGAATTATATGTTAAAGAAAACAATCGCAATAATTATTTTAATCATCGGGTTACTATTAATTTTTTCCCCATTCATCAAAAACGGTATCGTGAAATACATGAGTGGTCATGAAACAATCGAACAATATAATGCATCAGACATACAAAAAAATAATAAAAAAGACGCTACCTTTGATTTTGAAAGTGTGCAGCTACCATCCATGACTTCCGTTATTCAAGGAGCCGCAAATTATGACAAAGATGCAGTTGTCGGTGCGATCGCAGTTCCATCTGTAGACGTAAGCTTACTCGTATTCAAAGGAACCAATACAGCCAACTTGCTTGCAGGCGCGACAACCATGCGTTCCGATCAAGTAATGGGTAAAGGTAATTATCCGCTAGCGGGACACCATATGCGTAATGAGTCGATGTTATTTGGCCCAATTATGAAAGTTAAACAAGGCGACAAGATTTATCTAACAGATCTTGAGAACTTATATGAATACAAAGTCACTGAAACAAAAACAATTGATGAAACAGAAGTAAGCGTTATTGACAACACAAAAGACGCTAGAGTGACACTGATTACATGTGATAAACCAACCGAAACAACAAAACGATTTGTGGCAGTTGGTGAACTAGAGAAAACTGAAAAACTTACAAAAGAACTAGAAGATAAATATTTCCCTAGTAAATAAAAAATATCCCTACAGAATTTATTCTGCGGGGATATTTTTTATGGAAAGAAAGTGAACCATTATAATCACTTATTAAACTATTGTATTCCTCTATTAATTTTTCTGGCGTTCCTTCTATTGTTTCAATAAAGATAGGATTTTTTAGCTCATCTTCAGGTATGGCTTGTTTCTTTTTCGCGCGGTCGAGTATTAACGTTGCTTCTGCTTTTGTGCTTGTCACTTTTTTTACTAAGAAAACAAGGTCATTACTCGCTAATTTTTCTTTTTCTAGTTGCGCTTCATCTGTACTTGCTTTGATGAATGCCTCATAAGTCTTTGTTAAATTAGTATATTGTTTTTCGTAAGCTGCGATATCCAGCTCCGTTAAATTGGAAGCATTTATTTGTTGGTTGCGAAGTTCAGCGACCAGGTTTTCACTAGCAGAAATAAAATTATTTAAGGCAAGACATGTCAGACTGCCAGATTTTTCCATTTCTTTTGCTGCAAAAGCTTGTTGTGCGGTGTTTAGTTTTTGCATTGCTTCATTAAAAGATTGTATTTCTTTATTCGAATTTTGGATGGAATTGGTCAATTCTTTATGGAGTGTGGCAGCTTTTGCATAATTATCATCCAAATAACTTTTAGAAGTGAAGTAAGTTTGTAAATCATTTAGTATGTGGATTTCATTAGTTATCTCGCTGGAAAGTTTTTCAAAATTTTTATCCATTGGAAGTGATGGTGCTTTACTCACGGAATCTTTCATAGCAATAATAGCATTGGCTGTTCCAGCGGGATTTCTAATAGGTGTTAAGAAATCGTTATTGCTCGGTATTTTGAAATCGCCATTTTCATCAGAATAACTTTTTAAATAGTTCGTTCTTGCGTTAATAAAATCATAATTCATGGCGTTGCTTAGTTTTACATAATCGTTATACTTTACTAATTCTTCTTTGGTGTATAGGCCGTTATCGGTTGCGGAATTTTCTTTTTTATCACTACCACAACCAGCCAGTAAGCTTACGGAAAGCGCGATAATGAGTAAACATAGGCCTGTCTTTTTAAAATAATTCAATAGTTGATCATCCTCATCTGTAAATTTAAAAAGGTGCTTTCTAAGTGTAGCATTTTTTCTGGATGATTTCTCCTTTTATTGTAAATGTTGTATCATAGACATGAGGTTTACTTTGAGAAAGGAAGTGCAGTGATGAAACTAACCGTTTTTGGACATTGGGGTGGCTATCCGGTAGCGAATGAGGGGACGTCTAGTTATTTGCTAGAAGAAGCTGGATTTAAGTTATTAATTGATGTTGGAGCAAGTGCTGTTTCAATTATGCAAAACTATATTGATCCTGATGATATTGATGCGGC belongs to Listeria swaminathanii and includes:
- a CDS encoding ABC transporter permease, which translates into the protein MRILAIVKRIVNQFRRDKRTLALMFLAPLLLITLLTYLFEGDTVKPVVGVSGLTDSMVQELKANDLTIKTYPDNTDATAKIKDADLDAFFQQNGEKIKVTYENSEPSLSKEIGLKLQKSLMAEQQIQVKNQAKATGEVLAKAGIDPSTIPSLTQSPEKLTISTDYVYGDKDTSFFDTISPIFIGFFVFFFVFLIAGISFLRERTTGTLERLMATPIKRIELELGYLIGFGIFALLQSILVAVFSIQVLGMMQNGSLFYVLLITLTLGMVSLALGILLSTFANNEFQIVQFIPIVIVPQVLFCGIFPLDGMADWLVWIAHIMPLYYGANALTSIMVKGEGFASFANDFYILLGFVLVFVVLNIFALKKYRKV
- a CDS encoding DNA-3-methyladenine glycosylase — translated: MNPIITKEFFETKTTMELARDILGMRLVHQTSSGELSGLIVETEAYLGATDMAAHSFQNLRTKRTEVMFASPGTIYMYQMHRQVLLNFITMQKGIPEAILIRAIEPDEESLEQMAHNRHGKTGFELTNGPGKLSQALGLSMQDYGKTLFDSNIWLEGAKTPHIIEATNRIGVPNKGMATHFPLRFTAKGSPYISAQRKSSILTHIWE
- a CDS encoding TetR/AcrR family transcriptional regulator; the encoded protein is MDAEGDILRQMLDLTESETKMSDKQRRIVAAAIELFAEKGYAGTSTNEIAKKAGVAEGTIFRHYKTKKDLLMAITMPTLIGGVIPFLAQSFVKEVFESDYPDFQSFIREIIVNRFEFAKENGKVIKIYFMELFYHDELRVQFSEIFMTHVKGQFDQMIDYYKERGEIVDMPNSTIMRALITNIVGFMLTRFVVMPDANWQDEKEMDDTVAYIMHGLGK
- a CDS encoding class A sortase, with translation MLKKTIAIIILIIGLLLIFSPFIKNGIVKYMSGHETIEQYNASDIQKNNKKDATFDFESVQLPSMTSVIQGAANYDKDAVVGAIAVPSVDVSLLVFKGTNTANLLAGATTMRSDQVMGKGNYPLAGHHMRNESMLFGPIMKVKQGDKIYLTDLENLYEYKVTETKTIDETEVSVIDNTKDARVTLITCDKPTETTKRFVAVGELEKTEKLTKELEDKYFPSK
- the ltaS gene encoding lipoteichoic acid synthase LtaS, whose amino-acid sequence is MKDWKIKIQTFLSKNYGFFVLAVILYWLKTYIAYQLEFKLGIENLMQQILLFINPLSGAIFFIGLALFAKGRRSFIWIIVIDFLMSFILYANIVYYRFFSDFITLPNLNAKQMQNMGDMGSSITALLSWHDIIYFADIIILIALLAFRFVKPDKTARIRARKVVGVLTLGIAMFFGNLGLAEIDRPQLLTRTFDRNYIVKYLGMTNYQIYDAVKSTESSTQRALADSSDVTEVLNYTKSKYAAPNPEYFGKAKGKNVIYIHLESFQQFLVNYKLNGEEVTPFINSFFKDQNTLSFTNFFHQTGQGKTADSEMLLENSLYGLPQGSAFTTKGQNTYESASAILGQQGYTSAVFHGNYKSFWNRDEIYKQFGYDKFFDASYYDMNEADVSNYGLKDKPFFKESEEYLSSLQQPFYTKFITLTNHFPYPIDEKDASIAPATTGDSSVDTYFQTARYLDESVKSFVDYLKKSGLYDNSVIIMYGDHYGISDNHEEAMTKILGKEYNTFENAQAQRVPLMIHVPGVQGGVQEQYGGQVDLLPTLLHLLGVDNKEYLQFGTDLLSKDHKQLVPFRNGDYITPTYSMIGGNMYNQKTGEPIATETKEMKETKEKVAKELELSDSVLQGDLLRFYAPDGFQKVDPSKYNYNKKKSTDSTK
- a CDS encoding ABC transporter ATP-binding protein, coding for MSEIAINVTNLAVEIGKKQILSDMSLEIEKGEIFGLIGPSGAGKTTLVKTIIGMEKATSGQTEVLGKVMPNLPVISKIGYMAQSDALYTDLTAKENLDFFASLYSIKGAAKKERMNYAANLVNLQQDLTKKVTNYSGGMKRRLSLAISVLADPDVLILDEPTVGIDPELRKTIWEELADLKANGKCILVTTHVMDEAEKCDRLAMIRNGKIIAVGTPQELSSKTSSGKLEDAFLEFGGKN
- a CDS encoding DUF3829 domain-containing protein, with translation MNYFKKTGLCLLIIALSVSLLAGCGSDKKENSATDNGLYTKEELVKYNDYVKLSNAMNYDFINARTNYLKSYSDENGDFKIPSNNDFLTPIRNPAGTANAIIAMKDSVSKAPSLPMDKNFEKLSSEITNEIHILNDLQTYFTSKSYLDDNYAKAATLHKELTNSIQNSNKEIQSFNEAMQKLNTAQQAFAAKEMEKSGSLTCLALNNFISASENLVAELRNQQINASNLTELDIAAYEKQYTNLTKTYEAFIKASTDEAQLEKEKLASNDLVFLVKKVTSTKAEATLILDRAKKKQAIPEDELKNPIFIETIEGTPEKLIEEYNSLISDYNGSLSFHKKYPRRINSVGIFFIY
- the coaA gene encoding type I pantothenate kinase, which encodes MNDYNHYFHFQREEWRKLEVSKDQILTAEELEEIRGLNDRISLQDISEIYLPLIKLIAIQYHEAIFIHGEKMEYLKKKESRAPFIIALAGSVAVGKSTTARVFKLMLDRWFSKTRQVELVTTDGFLYPNKVLEERGIMDKKGFPESYDRDRFAKFLTDLKANKEDVEVPLYSHFTYDVLEETRMMHNPDIVIIEGINVLQADQHESLFPSDFFDFSVYMDANEADIKKWYLERFFMLRETAFQDESSYFHPYTKISKQEAETFALGVWDTINGVNLKENIEKTKYRADLVLHKGTDHLISDIYLRK